In Gimesia benthica, a single window of DNA contains:
- the mnmG gene encoding tRNA uridine-5-carboxymethylaminomethyl(34) synthesis enzyme MnmG: MSYSVTYDFDVVVVGAGHAGCEAALAAARLGAKTALLTMNCDTVGQMSCNPAIGGVAKGQIVREIDALGGEMGRVIDETGIQFRMLNRSKGPAMHSPRAQADKKAYQFCMKWKVEQQDNLALRQEMVKSLIVEQDLVTGVLVHGDACYRAQAVILTTGTFLQAIMHTGEAKTKGGRAGEGTTGTLSDSLAQLGFELQRFKTGTPARLNGRTIDFSVLEEQPGDEAPQPFSYLTEKLTQPQMPCYLTETNDYVHQLINENLHRAPMYSGQINSTGPRYCPSIEDKVVRFAERNSHQIFLEPEGRYTNEYYCNGISTSLPRDVQDKMIHSIRGLEQTEIMRYGYAVEYDFATPTQLKPTLETKRVSGLYFAGQLNGTTGYEEAAGQGLLAGLNAALKLAGKEDLILDRNQAYLGVLIDDLVTKGVDEPYRMFTSRAEFRLLLRQDNADRRMTPLGRKVGSVDDERWQKYQAYEAEIDQIKQFIQGTRYQGNTLEEWLRRQDTGWEEICEIAPALKEMPLSERAIEQTLIEVQYAGYIRRQTAEIEKQKNVETLHIPDHIDYQLVPNLRNEAKEKLSRVKPRNIGQAGRISGVTPADLTVLVLYLNSSSRMAT; this comes from the coding sequence ATGAGTTATTCTGTCACCTATGATTTTGATGTCGTTGTTGTCGGTGCCGGCCACGCCGGTTGCGAAGCCGCTCTGGCTGCAGCCCGGTTGGGAGCGAAAACGGCTCTGTTAACCATGAACTGCGACACTGTAGGTCAGATGAGCTGTAACCCCGCCATTGGTGGAGTTGCCAAGGGACAGATCGTGCGAGAGATCGATGCGCTGGGCGGCGAAATGGGGCGGGTGATCGATGAGACCGGGATCCAGTTTCGGATGCTGAATCGTTCCAAAGGGCCGGCGATGCACAGTCCCCGGGCCCAGGCTGATAAAAAGGCTTATCAGTTCTGCATGAAGTGGAAGGTCGAGCAGCAGGACAATCTAGCGTTACGCCAGGAGATGGTCAAAAGTCTGATTGTGGAACAGGATCTGGTTACCGGAGTGCTGGTACACGGCGATGCCTGTTATCGAGCGCAAGCCGTAATCCTGACGACGGGAACTTTTCTGCAGGCGATTATGCATACCGGTGAAGCGAAAACCAAAGGGGGGCGCGCCGGAGAAGGGACCACGGGAACCCTGTCTGACAGCCTGGCCCAGCTTGGCTTTGAACTGCAGCGATTCAAAACAGGAACTCCCGCCCGTCTGAATGGAAGGACCATTGATTTCTCTGTACTGGAAGAACAGCCCGGTGATGAAGCACCGCAGCCGTTCTCTTATCTGACAGAGAAGCTGACACAGCCGCAGATGCCCTGCTATCTGACAGAAACCAACGACTACGTGCATCAGTTGATCAACGAGAATCTGCACCGCGCGCCCATGTATTCGGGACAGATTAATTCGACTGGGCCGCGTTATTGTCCATCGATCGAAGATAAGGTCGTCCGGTTCGCAGAGCGGAATTCTCATCAGATCTTTCTGGAGCCGGAAGGACGTTACACCAACGAATATTACTGTAATGGGATCTCCACCAGTCTGCCTCGTGATGTGCAGGACAAGATGATTCATTCGATTCGGGGACTGGAGCAGACCGAGATCATGCGGTACGGCTATGCAGTCGAATATGACTTCGCGACCCCGACGCAGCTCAAGCCGACGCTGGAGACGAAACGGGTTTCCGGTCTTTACTTCGCTGGTCAGTTGAATGGAACGACGGGCTATGAAGAGGCAGCCGGGCAGGGGTTGCTGGCCGGTTTGAATGCAGCTTTGAAGCTGGCTGGTAAGGAAGACCTGATTCTGGATCGGAACCAGGCCTACCTGGGTGTGCTGATTGATGACCTGGTGACGAAAGGCGTCGATGAGCCTTACAGAATGTTTACATCACGGGCCGAGTTTCGACTGCTGCTCCGACAGGATAACGCAGACCGCCGGATGACACCGCTGGGGCGTAAAGTAGGCTCGGTCGATGATGAACGTTGGCAGAAGTACCAGGCGTATGAAGCCGAGATTGACCAGATCAAGCAGTTCATTCAGGGAACCCGTTACCAGGGGAACACGCTGGAGGAATGGCTGCGTCGCCAGGATACGGGCTGGGAAGAAATCTGTGAAATTGCTCCGGCCCTCAAAGAGATGCCGCTCTCGGAGAGAGCCATCGAACAGACGCTGATTGAGGTCCAATACGCTGGTTATATCCGTCGTCAGACTGCTGAAATCGAAAAGCAGAAGAACGTAGAGACACTGCACATACCTGACCATATTGACTATCAGCTGGTCCCCAATCTGAGAAATGAGGCCAAAGAGAAGCTGAGTCGTGTCAAGCCGCGTAACATTGGACAGGCAGGAAGGATCAGTGGAGTGACTCCAGCCGATCTGACGGTTCTGGTGCTGTATCTCAATAGTAGCAGCCGCATGGCGACCTGA
- a CDS encoding sensor histidine kinase produces the protein MSSETGSVETHLPAVISRRLWSLIPTRSLGSTISELASVWCEATGSAAVYLGVLESEPSQFSAAMLYASEQEASSVNREIVPVLPGASREERLHALMNEAHSFADISDQPARAYYQACHRETMLGLFLFTPSVRDGFDLLVSELLDVSQRVLSQALIQGESNSGESTSTAKWILPDADKLEAMAEFAAGAGHEINNPVATIVGRVQMLLKSETDPERRQALSTIGGQAYRVRDMIGDAMLFARPPAPRPEALSLSQTIDDVLVSLQEEINQWKVQLEVNIAESLSLYADETQWKVVLSNLLLNSLQAMEAGGQIKISASPLETESGPFIHLKVIDEGAGLTEEERIHLFDPFYSARQAGRGLGFGLSKSWRIATQHGATIAAEPNSDRGVTFHLYWPAEKPDNSVD, from the coding sequence ATGTCGAGCGAGACCGGTAGCGTAGAGACTCACTTACCGGCTGTCATTTCTCGACGTCTCTGGTCATTGATCCCCACGCGCTCACTGGGATCGACCATTAGTGAACTCGCTTCAGTCTGGTGTGAAGCAACAGGTTCTGCTGCCGTTTATCTGGGGGTTCTGGAATCAGAGCCCTCTCAGTTTTCGGCTGCTATGCTGTATGCTTCGGAGCAGGAAGCCTCTTCTGTGAATCGTGAGATTGTTCCCGTACTTCCCGGGGCTTCCCGCGAAGAACGGCTGCACGCCTTGATGAATGAGGCTCATTCTTTTGCCGATATTTCGGATCAACCTGCACGCGCTTATTATCAGGCCTGTCATCGGGAGACGATGCTGGGCCTGTTTCTATTTACTCCCAGTGTGAGAGACGGGTTTGATCTTCTGGTTTCTGAATTACTGGATGTGAGTCAGCGCGTATTGAGTCAGGCCTTAATACAGGGAGAATCTAATTCGGGAGAGTCGACCTCCACAGCGAAATGGATTCTCCCCGACGCTGATAAGCTGGAAGCGATGGCGGAATTTGCCGCCGGGGCCGGACATGAAATCAATAACCCCGTAGCGACCATCGTCGGGCGGGTGCAGATGCTGCTCAAATCAGAGACTGACCCCGAACGTCGGCAGGCCCTGTCGACAATTGGCGGTCAGGCTTACCGGGTCAGGGATATGATCGGTGATGCGATGTTGTTCGCACGTCCGCCCGCTCCCCGACCTGAAGCATTGTCGCTCTCACAAACCATTGATGACGTGCTCGTAAGCTTACAGGAAGAAATCAATCAATGGAAAGTACAGCTAGAGGTCAACATTGCTGAGTCGCTGTCCCTGTACGCAGATGAAACACAGTGGAAAGTCGTGTTGAGTAATCTGCTGTTGAACAGTCTGCAGGCGATGGAAGCAGGTGGACAGATTAAGATCAGTGCCTCCCCGCTTGAGACGGAGTCAGGGCCTTTCATTCACTTGAAGGTCATTGATGAGGGGGCGGGGCTGACGGAGGAAGAACGCATCCACCTGTTTGATCCATTTTATTCGGCGCGGCAGGCGGGACGAGGGCTCGGATTTGGTTTGTCCAAGTCCTGGCGGATTGCCACGCAGCACGGCGCTACGATTGCTGCAGAACCCAACTCCGATCGCGGGGTCACCTTCCATCTTTACTGGCCCGCCGAGAAGCCAGATAACTCGGTAGATTAG
- a CDS encoding zinc ribbon domain-containing protein, whose amino-acid sequence MTVPAPATDISADDGFGEFDAPVPEESSFLGEQTVSEEQSFLAGGQQVCPMCGESVPAGAAKCDYCGETLKATSSSGRGGWEPRIFSINETFSRAWELYKANLGMVIAIPLVAGSIYFVASMVIGIFMQIVQTAVLQGGGRGDGTMVAVVVLALMQNFMTYCVMFYFQLGGQRVFLQLARGENPEFNELFSGGPFLGRMILCSIIYGLVVTLGFIALIIPGIILSLMFWPYSFILIDRDLPGIESFKKAKEVMAGNKLTFFGLSILSFLIVAVGGIVTLFVGLILIVPFTYMLQTVAYAEMTNQ is encoded by the coding sequence GTGACTGTACCGGCGCCGGCAACAGATATTAGTGCTGATGATGGCTTTGGTGAGTTTGACGCCCCTGTCCCGGAGGAGTCCAGCTTTCTGGGAGAGCAGACGGTCAGCGAGGAACAGAGTTTTCTCGCCGGTGGTCAGCAGGTTTGCCCCATGTGTGGTGAATCGGTCCCTGCAGGCGCTGCGAAATGTGACTACTGCGGCGAGACCCTGAAAGCAACGAGTAGCTCTGGTCGAGGTGGCTGGGAACCCCGGATCTTCAGCATCAATGAGACATTCTCCCGTGCCTGGGAGCTCTACAAAGCCAATCTCGGAATGGTCATTGCCATTCCTCTGGTCGCCGGCAGTATTTATTTTGTGGCTTCCATGGTCATCGGAATTTTCATGCAGATCGTCCAGACGGCGGTCCTGCAGGGAGGGGGGCGCGGAGATGGTACTATGGTGGCAGTTGTGGTCCTGGCGCTCATGCAGAATTTTATGACCTACTGTGTCATGTTTTACTTTCAGCTGGGAGGGCAGAGGGTTTTCCTCCAACTGGCCCGCGGGGAGAACCCTGAATTCAATGAACTCTTCAGTGGAGGTCCGTTTCTGGGGCGGATGATTCTCTGCAGTATCATTTACGGTCTGGTTGTCACACTGGGATTCATCGCTCTGATCATTCCCGGAATCATTCTGTCGCTGATGTTCTGGCCTTACTCGTTCATCCTGATCGATCGGGATCTGCCGGGGATTGAGTCATTCAAAAAGGCAAAAGAAGTCATGGCCGGCAACAAGTTGACGTTCTTCGGGCTATCCATTTTAAGCTTCCTGATCGTAGCGGTCGGGGGGATTGTGACTTTGTTCGTCGGTTTGATCTTGATTGTCCCCTTTACGTACATGCTTCAAACGGTCGCCTACGCCGAAATGACTAACCAGTAA
- a CDS encoding YebC/PmpR family DNA-binding transcriptional regulator — MAGHSHWANIAAKKGVVDKKRGKLFGKLSRAIIVAAQHGGGDPVMNLALRYAIDKARKASMPKENIDRAVKKGCGELSGENFEELVYEGYGSAGVAVLCDILTENRNRTAGEVRKIFEVHGGNLGSTGCVAWMFERKGLFLVPCENVEEDELFEIALEAGADDVKANGDVYEVTCSVEAFQQVADEFEQKQIPTNLAEISRIPETTVDLDVEDGKKVLKLMEALEDHDDVQSVTANFNIPDEIMAEVMAE; from the coding sequence ATGGCAGGTCATTCACACTGGGCTAATATCGCCGCCAAGAAAGGGGTGGTAGATAAAAAGCGAGGGAAACTCTTTGGCAAATTAAGTCGCGCTATCATCGTGGCTGCTCAGCATGGGGGTGGGGATCCGGTGATGAACCTGGCCCTGCGTTATGCGATCGATAAAGCCCGCAAGGCCAGTATGCCTAAGGAGAATATCGACCGGGCTGTCAAAAAAGGCTGCGGCGAACTCTCCGGAGAGAATTTTGAAGAACTGGTTTATGAAGGCTATGGTTCAGCCGGTGTCGCCGTACTGTGCGATATTCTGACTGAAAACCGTAATCGGACGGCAGGGGAAGTTCGAAAAATCTTCGAAGTGCACGGCGGTAATCTGGGCAGCACTGGTTGTGTTGCCTGGATGTTTGAGCGGAAAGGGCTGTTTCTGGTTCCCTGTGAAAACGTGGAAGAAGATGAGCTGTTCGAAATCGCCCTGGAAGCGGGAGCCGATGACGTTAAAGCAAATGGCGATGTCTATGAGGTGACCTGTAGCGTGGAAGCGTTTCAGCAGGTGGCAGATGAATTCGAACAGAAACAGATTCCCACCAATCTGGCAGAAATTTCACGGATTCCCGAGACAACTGTAGACTTGGACGTGGAAGATGGTAAAAAAGTGCTCAAACTGATGGAAGCACTGGAAGACCATGATGATGTGCAGAGCGTCACAGCGAACTTCAACATTCCAGACGAAATCATGGCCGAGGTCATGGCCGAATAG
- a CDS encoding tetratricopeptide repeat protein produces MSRSIKMPVCGWLFLPAVLLLLIPAALTAEMPGKKGDEPAQKQASPKVITLEEGIADDVTLPFVPAKPRSKTEQKKIDSAAWYMTGRMREARNDFVGAYEAYKLAMEDNPNSLEIYRVLIRLASGLDKTDEAIQYAQKAVELDPGDYELMRKLGLHMAGQGRFEEAVNFLEKASESPAIDKKSGVYVIIKHDQANLYERLGKKEEAAQCWEVVFKALTKPDDYTFEFNTRAQLEAKQGKLFERIGQSFLETDRLKLAVEAFNKAAESQKGRPGILKYHLAQVYYRSKQYQQALDSLQSYFDEQLQSKGRKAYEFLGEILVALNQSDELIPRLEKLAEKDKYNRTLHYYLAEQYGEAGRFDDAEKTYKTSIGESSDIEGLAGLLRLYEKNQKYEQLITTLSEIVQSGEGIRKIQPDLQRMSEDKKLVNALVAEAQKQKKKDPPGVDVFSAFIIAKLAAEAGDNKAAGEFYEYAIDAAGKHAKPQIRGNWTLLILQEYSTLLREEGKYGELSDLLRKAVENPLLAPQRINLMSFLADALERNGETEAALKVNEEARQAAPRFPMLDYQHAWIYYHAHDWDNAIEQIQSFIKKYPQQQDRVYEVKMMLSNSYVQKGDIAKGEKVLEEMLAEDPSSPSINNDLGYLYADQGKNLEKAEKMIRIALKSEPDNMAYLDSMGWVLFKLKKYEEAVGYLEKASKLPGGGDSTILDHLADCYHKLNKNEQAAELWKKALEAARKATPPDTKLIDQIQQKLSQ; encoded by the coding sequence ATGAGTCGGTCTATCAAAATGCCAGTCTGTGGCTGGCTGTTCCTGCCCGCCGTTTTGCTTCTTCTCATTCCAGCGGCGCTTACGGCAGAGATGCCCGGGAAGAAGGGAGATGAACCAGCTCAAAAGCAGGCCTCGCCTAAAGTGATCACTCTGGAAGAGGGCATTGCGGATGATGTGACGCTCCCCTTTGTGCCTGCCAAACCTCGTTCGAAGACAGAGCAGAAAAAAATTGATTCCGCCGCCTGGTATATGACAGGGCGGATGCGCGAAGCACGCAACGATTTCGTCGGAGCGTATGAAGCGTATAAGCTGGCGATGGAAGACAATCCGAATTCACTCGAAATTTACCGGGTACTGATTCGTCTGGCCTCCGGACTGGATAAGACAGACGAAGCCATTCAATATGCTCAGAAAGCCGTCGAGCTCGATCCGGGTGATTATGAGCTGATGCGGAAACTAGGCCTGCATATGGCTGGTCAGGGCCGTTTTGAAGAAGCGGTCAACTTTCTGGAGAAGGCTTCCGAGTCTCCTGCGATCGATAAGAAGTCTGGTGTCTACGTCATAATCAAACACGATCAGGCCAATCTGTATGAGCGTCTGGGGAAAAAGGAAGAAGCGGCCCAGTGCTGGGAAGTCGTATTTAAGGCGCTGACCAAGCCGGATGATTATACGTTTGAATTCAATACCCGGGCTCAACTGGAAGCCAAGCAGGGCAAGCTCTTCGAGCGTATCGGTCAGTCGTTTCTGGAGACTGATCGTCTGAAGCTGGCTGTGGAAGCTTTTAACAAAGCAGCAGAATCACAGAAGGGGCGCCCCGGGATTCTCAAGTATCACCTGGCGCAGGTCTACTATCGTTCGAAACAGTATCAGCAGGCACTGGACTCACTGCAGTCTTATTTCGATGAACAGCTGCAATCGAAAGGACGCAAGGCTTATGAGTTCCTCGGAGAAATTCTGGTGGCTTTGAATCAGTCAGACGAGCTGATTCCCCGTCTGGAGAAACTGGCTGAAAAAGACAAGTACAACCGGACCCTGCACTATTACCTGGCTGAGCAGTATGGAGAAGCCGGACGATTCGATGACGCCGAAAAGACTTACAAGACATCAATCGGAGAATCATCAGACATCGAGGGGCTGGCAGGTCTCTTGAGGCTTTATGAAAAGAATCAGAAATACGAACAACTGATTACAACCCTCTCTGAAATCGTGCAGTCCGGTGAAGGGATTCGCAAAATTCAGCCGGACCTGCAGCGGATGTCAGAGGACAAGAAGCTGGTAAATGCCCTGGTCGCAGAAGCACAAAAACAGAAAAAGAAAGATCCGCCGGGAGTCGATGTCTTTTCGGCATTCATCATTGCGAAACTGGCGGCCGAAGCGGGCGACAACAAGGCTGCTGGAGAATTTTACGAGTACGCCATTGATGCAGCAGGGAAACACGCTAAACCCCAGATCCGTGGGAACTGGACGCTATTGATTCTGCAGGAGTACAGCACTTTACTGCGCGAAGAAGGGAAGTACGGCGAACTTTCTGACCTGTTGCGGAAAGCGGTAGAGAATCCTTTGCTGGCACCACAGCGAATTAACCTGATGTCGTTTCTGGCTGACGCACTGGAGCGGAATGGAGAGACTGAAGCGGCCCTCAAAGTCAACGAGGAAGCACGTCAGGCCGCTCCGCGGTTTCCGATGCTCGACTATCAGCATGCCTGGATCTACTACCATGCACATGACTGGGATAACGCAATCGAGCAGATTCAGAGCTTCATCAAAAAATATCCTCAGCAGCAAGACCGGGTCTATGAGGTCAAGATGATGCTCTCGAACAGTTATGTTCAGAAGGGGGACATCGCCAAAGGTGAGAAAGTGCTCGAGGAGATGCTGGCAGAAGATCCAAGCAGTCCCTCGATCAACAACGATCTGGGATATCTCTATGCAGACCAGGGAAAGAACCTGGAGAAGGCGGAAAAGATGATCCGGATTGCTCTGAAGTCGGAACCAGACAACATGGCTTACCTCGACAGTATGGGCTGGGTGCTGTTCAAGCTGAAGAAGTACGAAGAGGCCGTGGGATATCTGGAAAAGGCCAGCAAACTTCCCGGAGGGGGAGACAGTACGATCCTGGACCATTTGGCAGATTGCTACCATAAGTTGAATAAGAACGAGCAGGCTGCTGAACTCTGGAAAAAAGCTCTGGAAGCAGCCCGGAAAGCAACCCCGCCTGACACCAAGCTGATTGATCAGATCCAGCAAAAACTGAGTCAGTGA
- a CDS encoding Na+/H+ antiporter NhaC family protein, whose translation MAATHSLLIIITSLLGQTAPIAEVPLKQEPARYQIEAPNVAVIDIPVSQVTIRALNLDGSLDTNFSEHPQKVVGLELWVHEVDTALPPFKNGVLELKTDLAENRKVYITSDVIRVDPDQRRSGTVEVYRISKWLSLLPPLIAVILAIWFRNIILALLVSIWVGAVILSHGNLFLGFVHTLDTFVIHEIVEPGSTSYSHMMIIMFTMFLGAMVGVMSAGGGTAALVNRLSRYASKREHSQVMTWFLGLIIFFDDYANSLLVGSSMRPFTDRMKVSREKLAFLVDSTAAPVSGIAIISTWVGVEIGYIADTYASLGMTGDYYTTFLYSLPYRFYPLQLLAFVWLVAYIGNDFGPMLKAETRAIAYGQLVRPGRFNVTEVEGHAESGELARRQLLRNALVPLVVLLGLAMIGLWWTGTIEINRLNLEREQLGQAELKVNFQNVLEHSSPNRVLLITSFLASIAAVVSCSLSKSLPLSECVEAWANGAKSMFLAILILVLAWSVATVCDQQHLNTAGVLVELLSEKLSPNWMPTITFLLAAVVSFATGSSWSTMGLLMPLSISLTYSLLVPLNEADPNHHLMLGTIGGVLAGAIFGDHCSPISDTTVLSSAASGSDHLDHVLTQIPYALTVAGVSVLFGYLPVGFGFQPYILLPVGLVVLFLILFFYGRSAETEAKALLEAGVTAEEFNSRDNGSDEETESAGESDQTDSDSEDPSESPEESREEV comes from the coding sequence ATGGCGGCGACTCATTCACTTCTGATTATTATCACCAGCCTGCTGGGGCAGACCGCACCGATTGCGGAGGTGCCACTCAAACAGGAGCCGGCACGTTACCAGATTGAAGCCCCCAATGTGGCTGTGATCGATATTCCCGTGAGTCAGGTCACAATCCGGGCGCTAAATCTGGATGGTAGTCTGGATACCAATTTTTCTGAGCACCCTCAGAAAGTTGTCGGTCTTGAGCTCTGGGTCCATGAAGTCGACACGGCACTGCCGCCTTTTAAAAACGGAGTGCTGGAGCTTAAAACGGATCTCGCGGAGAATCGAAAGGTCTACATTACCAGCGATGTGATCCGTGTGGATCCTGACCAGCGTCGGTCAGGCACTGTGGAAGTTTATCGAATTTCCAAATGGCTGAGCCTGTTACCTCCTTTGATTGCGGTGATACTGGCGATCTGGTTTCGGAATATTATCCTCGCTTTGCTGGTCAGTATCTGGGTGGGGGCTGTCATCTTATCGCATGGAAACCTGTTTCTGGGATTCGTGCATACGCTGGATACGTTCGTGATCCATGAGATTGTCGAGCCAGGCAGTACCAGTTATTCCCACATGATGATCATCATGTTTACGATGTTCCTGGGAGCGATGGTCGGTGTGATGTCCGCAGGGGGAGGTACGGCTGCTCTGGTCAATCGTCTCTCCCGCTATGCATCAAAGCGAGAGCACAGCCAGGTCATGACCTGGTTTCTGGGGTTGATTATCTTTTTTGATGACTACGCGAATTCGTTGCTGGTCGGCAGTTCAATGCGACCATTTACCGATCGGATGAAAGTCTCGCGGGAAAAGCTGGCTTTCCTGGTCGACTCAACCGCGGCACCCGTTTCGGGAATTGCGATTATTTCCACCTGGGTTGGTGTCGAGATCGGATATATCGCGGATACTTACGCAAGTCTGGGGATGACCGGGGACTACTATACGACCTTCTTATACAGTCTGCCTTATCGATTCTATCCGTTACAGTTGCTGGCGTTTGTCTGGCTGGTGGCTTACATCGGTAATGATTTTGGACCGATGTTAAAAGCAGAGACACGGGCCATCGCTTACGGGCAACTGGTTCGTCCCGGGCGGTTTAATGTGACGGAAGTAGAGGGGCATGCCGAAAGTGGTGAGCTCGCGCGACGCCAGTTGTTGCGGAATGCACTGGTCCCCCTGGTGGTATTACTGGGGCTGGCTATGATCGGACTCTGGTGGACAGGGACGATCGAGATTAACAGGCTCAATCTGGAACGGGAACAGTTGGGACAGGCGGAGCTCAAAGTCAATTTTCAAAATGTCCTTGAGCATTCTTCTCCCAACCGCGTACTGTTGATTACCTCTTTTCTGGCTTCGATTGCAGCGGTCGTGAGCTGCAGCCTTTCCAAATCGCTTCCGTTGAGTGAATGCGTAGAGGCCTGGGCAAACGGGGCCAAGAGTATGTTCCTGGCGATCCTGATTCTGGTACTGGCCTGGTCCGTAGCGACCGTTTGTGATCAGCAGCACCTGAATACCGCCGGTGTGCTGGTGGAACTACTTTCTGAAAAACTGTCACCCAACTGGATGCCTACCATTACGTTTCTGCTGGCAGCCGTCGTCAGTTTCGCAACCGGAAGTTCCTGGTCTACCATGGGCCTGTTAATGCCTTTGTCGATCTCGTTGACTTACAGTCTGCTGGTGCCACTGAATGAAGCCGATCCTAATCATCATCTGATGCTGGGAACCATCGGTGGTGTGCTGGCTGGCGCCATTTTTGGCGATCACTGTTCTCCCATCTCCGATACTACGGTTCTGTCGTCGGCAGCATCAGGCTCGGACCATCTCGATCACGTGCTGACCCAGATCCCTTACGCTTTGACAGTCGCGGGGGTCTCGGTGCTCTTCGGGTACCTGCCGGTGGGCTTCGGATTTCAGCCTTATATCCTGTTACCGGTCGGGCTGGTGGTGCTGTTCCTGATTCTGTTCTTCTATGGCCGATCTGCGGAAACCGAGGCGAAGGCCCTGCTGGAAGCGGGGGTGACGGCTGAGGAGTTTAACAGCAGGGATAACGGATCTGACGAAGAAACGGAGAGCGCAGGTGAATCGGATCAGACGGATTCCGATTCTGAGGACCCCTCCGAGTCTCCGGAAGAGTCGCGAGAAGAGGTCTGA
- a CDS encoding response regulator: MKTVFTTGEAAKICKVSQQTIIRCFDSGQLKGFRVPGSRFRRIPRDVLFKFMKDNGIPTDALESGKRKALIVDDDEELVELIRDVLEADSRFEIRVANNGFDAGMMVKEYHPDIIILDVMLPDINGKEVCQRVRSDSSMDDVKIICISGMVEADKIDDLKAAGANDFMQKPFEVEQLADRVCTLLNLESVHTA, encoded by the coding sequence ATGAAAACGGTCTTTACCACAGGCGAAGCCGCAAAGATTTGCAAAGTGAGTCAACAAACGATTATTCGCTGTTTTGATTCTGGCCAATTAAAGGGATTTCGGGTACCCGGTTCTCGTTTTCGACGTATTCCGCGCGATGTTCTGTTCAAGTTCATGAAGGACAACGGAATTCCCACTGATGCCCTGGAAAGTGGGAAGCGCAAAGCTTTAATTGTGGACGACGACGAAGAGTTGGTAGAGTTGATTCGCGACGTTCTGGAAGCCGATTCACGCTTCGAAATTCGTGTTGCGAACAACGGCTTCGATGCAGGGATGATGGTCAAAGAATATCATCCGGACATCATTATTCTGGACGTGATGCTGCCTGATATTAACGGTAAAGAAGTCTGTCAGCGGGTCCGCAGTGATTCATCCATGGACGATGTGAAAATCATCTGTATCAGTGGTATGGTCGAAGCAGACAAGATTGATGATCTGAAAGCAGCCGGCGCTAACGACTTCATGCAGAAGCCGTTCGAAGTTGAGCAACTGGCAGATCGGGTCTGCACACTGTTGAACCTGGAGTCTGTTCACACTGCCTGA
- the ruvB gene encoding Holliday junction branch migration DNA helicase RuvB, which translates to MVREPVIRGEDEPEDDFSGGGGGWNSGYLADDPEYDDELRPQRLSEVVGQRQVVERLEVFLDATRKRNEPLGHLLLDGPPGLGKTTLASVLPRELGTELQITSGPALSAPKDLLPYLTNASHGSFLFIDEIHRMPATVEEFIYPAMEDFRVDITLGEGLNARTVNMKLQKFTVIGATTRSGMLTAPLRDRFVRREHLDFYEDQDLIEIVRRNARKLRTPITDDAAFEIARRSRGTPRKANNLLRWARDFATSKADGNITDEVVKRAFEMLEIDQIGLERQDRRYLETLIKTFSGGPAGVQALGHSLNIPADTLEDEVEPFLLRSGFIQRSPRGRIVTMAALEHLKLNPPDAGPLFR; encoded by the coding sequence ATGGTTCGTGAGCCTGTAATTAGAGGGGAAGACGAGCCGGAAGATGATTTTTCCGGCGGTGGCGGGGGCTGGAATTCCGGCTATCTGGCTGATGATCCTGAATATGATGACGAACTCCGTCCCCAGCGCTTAAGTGAAGTGGTCGGTCAGCGACAGGTCGTGGAACGCCTGGAGGTCTTTCTGGACGCGACCCGTAAGCGGAATGAGCCGCTGGGGCACCTGCTGCTGGATGGTCCGCCTGGCCTGGGAAAGACGACACTGGCATCCGTACTGCCTCGCGAACTGGGAACCGAACTGCAGATCACATCCGGTCCTGCACTCAGTGCCCCCAAAGACCTGCTGCCTTACCTGACCAATGCCAGCCACGGTTCGTTCCTGTTTATCGATGAAATTCACCGAATGCCGGCGACCGTGGAAGAATTTATTTATCCGGCCATGGAAGATTTTCGGGTCGATATCACCCTGGGTGAAGGATTGAATGCCCGGACGGTGAATATGAAACTGCAGAAGTTCACCGTCATTGGTGCGACGACACGGAGCGGTATGTTGACCGCGCCTTTGCGGGATCGCTTTGTCCGTCGCGAGCACCTCGATTTTTATGAAGACCAGGATCTGATCGAAATTGTGCGGCGGAATGCCCGCAAACTCAGAACACCGATCACCGACGATGCTGCTTTTGAAATTGCCCGCCGCAGCCGAGGCACCCCACGTAAGGCAAATAACCTGTTACGCTGGGCGCGGGACTTTGCGACGAGCAAGGCAGATGGTAATATTACCGATGAAGTCGTCAAGCGGGCATTTGAAATGCTGGAAATCGATCAGATTGGTCTGGAACGCCAGGACCGCCGGTACCTGGAAACTCTGATCAAGACATTTTCCGGCGGGCCTGCAGGAGTCCAGGCGCTGGGGCACAGTCTGAATATCCCGGCTGATACGCTGGAAGATGAAGTCGAGCCGTTTCTACTGCGTTCCGGTTTCATTCAGCGTTCTCCCCGCGGGCGAATCGTCACGATGGCGGCATTGGAGCATTTGAAGCTCAATCCCCCCGATGCGGGTCCCCTGTTTCGATAA